The region TCAGAGACTTGGCCAAGAAACATGGATCCCTGATGCACCTACAACTTGGTGAAGTTCCCACAGTAGTTGTATCTTCAGCAGAAACTGCAAAAGAAGTGATGAAAACACACGACGTTATCTTTGCTACGAGGCCCCATATTCTTGTCTCAAAGATCATTTCCTATGATTCTACAGACATTGCCTTTGCCCCATATGGCGAGTATTGGAGACAATTGAGGAAGATTTGCAGGTTGGAGCTTCTGAGCACGAAGCGTGTCCTATCATTCCGATCAGTTAGGGAAGAAGAGATATCAAATGTCATACGCTCAATCAACTTGAACGCAGGATCAGTGATCAATCTGACTCAGAAAATTTTATCATCGGCTTACAGCATCACTTCAAGGGCTGCTTTTGGTAAGAAATTCAGTGACCAAGAACTATTCATATCAACCATCAAGGAAGTTCTAAGGCTAGCAGGAGGCTTCGACATTTCTGATCTTTATCCTAGTGCTGAATGGCTTCATTTGATTAGCGGAATGAAGCACAAACTTGTGAAAGCGCATAAAGAAGTGGATAAGATCCTAGGAAATATCATCAATGCACATAAAGCTCTCAAGACAACGAAGACTGAGAAGGATGGAGTGGAAGAAGATCTGGTCGATGCACTTTTGGAATATCACGAGCAAGGGACACAGGAAATTTCCTTAACCATTGACAATATCAAAGCAGTTATCTTGGTTAGTTTGGCTTTTTCTCCAGAGTCATATATAACGCATCCTCATCCTGCATCTGTATTTTCACAGACTAGTGAGAGTCCACAAGTGGACTTCAATCTAGATTGAAGTTCAATACTCAGAAGTTAATGGACCAACGCCTAAAGTTGCATCCACCAACAGTATGCTTTTGAAGATTCAGCTGTTCTTGTAGGaggattatttatttaaatttgctGTTTATTGATTTCAGTAGTTAACTCAAGTATGTCAATGCTCAATGCTGTATCAGGATGTCTTCACTGCAGGAAGTGAGACATCAGCCACAACTGTAGATTGGGCAATGTCGGAGATGCTGGAAAACCCAAGAATCATGAAAAACGCACAAGATGAGGTGAGACAGGTTTTTggaggaaaaggaaaagttgaaGAAGACGGCATTCAAGAATTGAAGTACTTAAAGTCAGTTGTCAAAGAGGTTCTGAGATTGCACCCTCCTGGCCCTCTGCTTCTTCCTAGACAATGCGGAGAGAAATGCCAGATTAATGGATATGAAATACCAGTGAAAACTAAAGTCATTGTCAATGCATGGGCAATTAGCAGAGATCCCAACTACTGGAATGATGCCGAGTCATTTATACCAGAGAGGTTTCTTGGTAGTTTGATAGATTACAGGGGCAACAATTTTGAATACATCCCATTTGGTGCAGGGAGACGGATATGCCCAGGGATGACATTTGGTCTGGCCAATGTTAAGCTTCCACTTGCAAATTATCTGTATCATTTTGACTGGAAACTCCCCAGAGGAATGAAGCCAGAGGAACTAGACATGACAGAGGCCTCTGGCATGACAGttagaagaaaagaagatttGTATGTAATTCCTGTTCCATATAAACATGTACCAATCAGAGCTTAGATGTAGTTCGACCCTCAAATTATGTGTGAatcatttgaaataaattatccTGACAGCAGGGTTTGTGTTCCAAATCTTGAGTCTGGAATAACTAGAAATAAATTAGCATCAAAGCAACCACTAGTTATTCAAACAAAATGGAAAGCAAGAAACAAGATAAAAGCAATAGAAACTACAGTATCTCATATAAGCACTTTTCTTCGCATAACTGTCAGTTTCCCGTGCacagttttgatttttattttttcatgttcagtttgatttttgttaaatgaataaaaattcaaacatttatttgataattttattttattatcatcctTCGATGTTCGCCTCCAGCTGGTCAGGTCACTTTTGTCAACTATTCATATTTATTGGgtgtctttatttattttgcctAAACAGGTTATTTACGAGAAGGAGCAAATGTTTCGTGCTTTCTTTTGGAGTGGTGTTGAGCTTAACCCGCACAAAGCTAAAGTGGCCTTGAAAGACATATGTTGCCCCAACGAGCAAAGGGGCCTGGGTATCAAGTCTCTCTATATCTTGAATCAGGTTTTGGTGGCCAAGTTTATTTGGCGTTTGCTATAGGCTAATCAAGAATCCCTCTGGATTCGGTGGGTGCATTCTTACTAGATTAGGGGGCAATGTTTTTGGCTCCTTCATACCCCCTTTTCGTGTCCATGGTATTGAAGGAAGCTCATGTTGTTGCGCTGTATGATTCAAAGACACTTCAAGTGAAAAATTGACAACGGGCAACTGGTGTTTCTATGGCATGATAATTGGCATCCTTTGGGTATTCCGGTGGATCGATTTTTGTGTCAACTTCCTCGGCAAGTGGCGATATCTTCTGAAGCCCAGGTGTCTATGATTATTGACAATGGGAATCAGAGATGTCCGCCTATGATCAATGCCTCCTTAGATGCTATAGGAGATTCCATGTTGCCCTTGTCTGTGGTGGATTGACCTAATCTCCTCTAATGGCTTTCGGCGATGAATGATATCTTCTCAATCACAGCGACTTTCGAGACCTTGTTTCCTAATAGGGATAAAGTGCCTTGGTGTGATCTTGTCTAGCATAGCTCAAGGATCCCAATGTTTGCCTTCATTCATTATCTGGCTATCAAGAAGCGATTGCCGACTCTTGATCGCCTTGATAGGTATCTGCGTTTCCCAAATTGTTGTTTCTTATGTCATGTGGTTGTAGAAAGGCACAATCACTTATTCTTTAAGTGCCCCTCTTCGAATCGAATCATCGTCATCTCCCAGAGATGGGCTAAATTTGGTTGGCCATAGGCTCGCTAGGATCAAGAGGTGTGTTGGGCCTCTAGAAAATGGAGTGGCACGTGTCCGTAACAAGTGGGCAACTGTCTTGTTCTCCAATGAATGATTTACTATATTTGGCGTGAGTGCAATAATTGATGTTTTCATGGTTAGGTATGTTCGGTGGACCGATTAGCTCATCTGATCCATAAAGCTGTCTAGATGCGCCTATCTACTCTTTAATTTCTTGGCCTCTTCAAGGGTTAGCCTTGGTCCAGTTATGGTGTCTTTTTCCAAGTTGTCTTAAATAGCCTCTAGTGTTGTTTTGGGGCTTCTGCCCTTTGAGTCTTTGTATTTTTGGCAtgtgttttagttttttcatATGCTTTTGTTTCTTGTTCGGGGTATATACTAGTGATACTTgtgtgtagttttattttttttgtgttatgaaTTTCTtagttatagaaaaaaattgaataaatgtttgataattttttttgtttattatatcTGTTGATTAAATATAAGTAACAACTCATTTGATAGTGACAAAACAACTCACTTGATATTGACAAAAATGCCATTGACTTTACAAAAACTTGACTCTTTCGTTCATATTTTTTGAAAGAAGGGGGAATAAGAAAGTGGACAGAAATGGAGATAACTAAACACCATTTGGAAGGTCTTTGGCATATCGTTTTTAAAAgcaaattttaaattgtttaacttttaagttgtgtaaagcttaaaaattgattagtgtttaagttaataatgtgtttgaataaatgtactttaaattattatttatatagttatgtattttgtttgaaaaggctaataaattattagaatttgacaaaaagattaaaataaatatattgtcgaataatagaaataaaatgtataaaaatattaatttttaataaaaataaattataaattgatatctaactgatattgataaattatacataattattaaaaaatatattaatataatatatatgtgtgttaaATATTGTGCCtattaaatatctatatatatatatacacatacacacacaacgTGATGGTGAGATGATGCCAATGATGGAGGCAACGATGGAGAAGGATGAAGCGGACGACGGTGACATATATGGAGGAGGTGGACGATGGCAACGGACATGAAAGAAGGCAGCGATGGAGATTGGAGGCAACAGTCGCTGGGGATGGATTTGGAGGTAGTGGCTGATGGAGATGGGGCTAAAGGTGACTGTCATGAAAGAGATGGAGGCATCGACGACGACGAAGAAGTTGGGGATGgatctagagagagaaaagacaAAGAGATAAGAAGGGATAGTGtgtaaatatttgaaatatttaaggataaatttgttatttgtttgGTCAACGCAATAAGTTATTAGGAGCTTATTTGAAAAAGTTAGGGGGAGTTGTTTACAAACGGTGCTAAAATAGCTTAAAAGTTAGGTAGCGTTTAAACTCTTAAATATTGTTAAATgcgtaaaaaaaaataagctaAGTACCGGTCAAACCTGTAAGCCAAACACActcttcttgtttttgtttccaaaattcTGAAAACCAGAAGTGAAAGCTCTACCACATGAGCCCTAAACCTTTCAAAGAAGATCGTTTTGTATTTTCTCTCATCACATTTATACAACCTGTTACACAGAAAGGATCTGTCCAAAgaatttgaatattcattatGCGTATTCGGTTTGGTTTTCAAGCTCAGCTGAGCTTATTTGTCACATAATTTCTAATTGGCTCATGCATGCACCCAGCATTCACGTCATTGtcttaacaaataataatagtaataataataaattgaagTCAACAAGCATAAGCTAATGTGTTATATATACGTATCCCATGAGTCACGCTTCATTTAATAATACGTGCTTCACATATTTAAAAGACTACAGATCTCAACTCAGCATCTTTAATTAAAAAGACAGTAAGATGCACTGCACAATTGAATAGAAAAATTGAGATTATCTCCATCACCTGCTATTCACGTAATGACCCCAGGAAATAGTGCATTATGCCAATAGATTAGTCAACAAGCATACTCATGTGTcattttttgatttatggatATATCAATATCGTGTGTCATGTTTCATTTAATAATACAGGCTTCACATATTTAAGTGACTACAGTTTATCAACTGATAGAATCTTTTGTTAAAAAGAATAAGATGCTGCATGATAGAGTGGAAACTATAACAATTTCACCTGCCATTCAAGTAATCACCTTTGGAAATTGTAAATTATGCCAATAGATTAGTTACATCTAGAAAACCAGACGAAATTGAAAAGAGAATATATTCAGAAGATAGAGCAGTTCATCATTAATTAAGCCACAAGACTTTCTACAATCTTCTAGCCCtcccccacccacccaccccccAATGGAGTTCCAAATTTCTTACTTCACATTCATATCTAGCTTATTCATCTTTATATTGATGTTCATAAAAGCAGGGAAGAGATCCAGAACCAATGATCTGAAAGCAAAGCTACCCCCAGGGCCATGGAAGCTACCTCTCATAGGAAACTTGCACCAGTTGGCAGCGGGCTCTTTACCTCACCGTATCCTCAGAGACTTGGCCAGGAAACATGGCCCCATAATGAGCCTACAGCTTGGTGAAGTTGCAGCAGTTGTTGTTTCTTCAGCTGAAATTGCAAAAGAAGTGATGAAAACACACGACATCATCTTTGCTACAAGGCCTCCTATTCTTGCTTCTAGAATCGTTTCTTATGATTCTACCGACATTGCCTTTGCCCCATATGGTGAGTACTGGAGAGAACTGAGGAAAATTTGCACGCTGGAACTTCTGAGCACAAAACGTGTCCTGTCCTTCCGATCAATAAGAGAAGAGGAGGTATCAACCCTCATTACCTCAATCAGTTCGAACACAGGATCAATAATCAATCTCACAGAGAGAATTTTCTTAACAATGAACGGCATCACTTCCAGAGCTGCTTTTGGTAAGAAATCTGATGACCAAGAAGCATTCATATCGGCCCTAGATAAAGTAATAAAGGCAGCAGGAGGCTTTGACATCAGTGATCTTTATCCTACAGCAGAATGGCTTCATTGGATTAGTGGAATGAAACCCAAACTTGAGAAGGTGCATAAAGAAGTGGACAGCATCCTGGGAAAAATCATCAATGAGCATAAAGTTCTCAAGGCAACGAGGACAGGGAAGGAGGATAGAGCAGACGAAGATCTGGTAGATGCCCTTTTGGGATATCATGGGAGGGGGCCACATGAATTTTCCTTAACAACTGACAACATCAAAGCAGTAATAATGGTTAGTGGGCTTTCTGCTCTAAATCATGCAGTGCACATGCATCTATTTCCTCAGATCAGTGAAACTCCCAAGGTCACTGGACTCCAATCTACATCTAGACTAGAGTTCAGTGCTTGGTACTAGTGGACTGGAAGGTCACACAGGTTTGACCATTCCAGTCCTGGAAACAGTCTATTTGCAAAAAAGCAAAGGGAAGGCTGGGTACAAATTCAATTCCCAGGACTCTCACGAAGCGGGGAAAGCCTCGTGCACTGGTGACGCCCTATATTTGCTCTctacaaatttcaattgttaaTTCTCGTTTGTCAATTCTGCATCAGGATGTCTTCAGCGCAGGCACTGAGACATCATCCACGACTGTAGATTGGGCAATGGCAGAAATGATGAAGAACCCAAGAATCATGAAAAAGGCGCAAGCTGAGGTGAGACAGGTTTTTAATGGCAAAGGGAAAGTTGATGAAGATGGCGTTCAAGAATTGAAGTACTTAAAGCAAGTTATCAAAGAGGTTCTCAGATTTCACCCTGCTTTGGCTATGCTACTTCCTAGACAATGTAGAGAGAGATGCGAAATTAATGGATTTGAGATACCAGTGAAAAGTAAAGTCATTGTCAATGCATGGGCAATTAGCAGAGATCCCAACTACTGGAATGATCCTGAGTCATTTATACCAGAGCGGTTTCTTGATAGTTCAACAGATTACAAGGGGAACAATTTTGAATACATCCCATTTGGGGCAGGGAGGAGGATATGCCCAGGCATCACATTTGGCCTGGCCAATGTTGAACTACCTCTTGCAAATTTTCTGTATCATTTTGACTGGAAACTCCCCAGCGGAATGAAGCCAGAGGAATTAGACATGTCAGAGAACTTTGGGGCGACAGTTCAGAGAAAACAAGACTTGTATGTAATTCCTGTTCCCTATAAAAGTGTGCCAATTGGAAAGTAGATGCAGTTTGGGAGTTATTTTCCTTTCGCTTTTGTCGTCTTTCAAATTCAATGTGACAATGTAATGGCTTGCCCATCAGTCTTATGTTTCTATAATAAAATTTGGTTTTTCgaacattttattttccagaatgttctttatatattttgtcaCAACCACCAAAGAAACAGTTTTCTAACGTGAACTATGACCTCTGAGTCACAACAGTGTaaaaaagctttttttttttttttttactattacccaaaactcattttcatttaaaatctaTCAAGAAAAACCCAAAAAGTAAAAAAGGCTCATCTTCGACTACCACGCCACCACCCCTAAAGCCACCCCTCTACCGTAAACAAAGCCAACCTTCAGCCAACAGTTTTTCATTTTGAGCAGGCACACAGGAGAGTATACTATACGATAAGCAATTCTACTTGGCAAAGTTGCACCAGGCAAGAGAAATGTCAAGATGAGGTATAACACGCAAAGCCCCAAAAGCTGGAAAGTAACGGATAGAGATGTGGATGAACCTTGTGCAAGAAATCGAACGTGAAGAAATGGAAGAGTTGATAGAAAAAGACGGTAATGGAGTCTGTGTGGGGTTCCAAACGCCCCTATAAAATAGCTATAGAACGAGGAGGTGGAAGCATCCAGCACCATCGCACACAGAAAatcagagagagggagaagaagaagaagaagacaaagaaggAGACTTGAAGATTGGAAGGTATCTTTCCTGGCAAATGGCCATGGGTGGCTGGTCCAGCCCAGCTAGTCTAAACCCGACCCTGATCCAAATGGCCCACTAGGACCCAACCTTGTCTAGAAATGATGATCGGTCTTCACTTGAAAGTGTTTTGTGAGAGGATAATGTACAAAAGCCTTTTTACAtgtgaatttataaaataatgttttCGCGATAAATTGAGGAATTATTgtgataaatttgtaatattacCTTTCTcgcttctcttctctcttccctTTCTCTTCTAACAATTGCACAtctctcccattttccttttagcATTGTCTCTCACAATTTTCATCTTGCCGCTGCTTATGCCTCATTGTTGCCACGCATTTGTCGCTCAACGCCTACCGCTACCTCGCCTGGCCAATGGCCAACGCCTAGCTTCTTACTTCTCATTTGGCAGTCCGTTGCCTCGCCTCTAGCCTCTAGCCTTGTTCAACTGTCGCCTCACCTCTTGTTTGATCGACCGCCACTGCGAGATGCATGGTGAGTGGCGACAAGTGGCGAGGGCGAGGTAGACAGCGACCAATGGTAGACGGTGCTGAAggggaggaaatgagagaaaaaggggagagtaagggggagagagataagagaaatTGATAAAATGGTTATCGAgataaagagaaaaagggacaAAGTACTCTTTTCAAATTTCCTGTAAATCCATCTATAAAAGACTTTATGTGCAAATAGCATAATTCTTTAGAGCCAAAATCCCAGATCAAATTGACTTCTGCAGGGGAGAATATTCCGAGTATTGATTGATAATTTTGTTGCAGGACTAAAAGAAATGGCCAAGCTTGAGTATGAGAAGCAACTTGCTGATTGTCAGGTTagaactataaattaatatgcgagtatatttattatataagacAATTATTTGTCAATATccataaagaaataaaaataaggaaCAATTATGTATAAGAAATATGCTAATATACAAAGATATTTCAATTCTTAAAAGCCTTTAAATTCATCAATAATGGTTGGTATTTGTATAAAATCATACACATCTATAATCTTCtattacaaatttgttattCTTGCTtggcaaataattaaaaaatccataactttataacaaaataaaaaaattaacccataaaaaaatgtcttttttattatattagaaTAATCGACTAATTTTGTGCTTTATTGTAtcataaaattcaaacaaaagcaCTTTGGGtggtttttaaatttattgaatcatAACCGATCATGTGAAATCCCCATTGGGGACTGTTTGATTTAATtggcttcatttttttctcatcCTTAAATATTAAGGGGTTGTTCTCTTTGGCGTTTTCAGCCcgttttttattttcagtttttcaaaacactcaaaatgcGTTCACTtactcattttcaaaaatgcattttacaaaacacacaaaaaaattacacaGAAAACTCAAAATGCCAAAAACACGTTTTGAGCCCTCCatccaaaacatggaaaattgCCACCGGTTTCACCTCTTTTCTTTCACATCTCTTCTctattctctttttcttcttttctcttcaagCTCGGTCGCCACCATCATCCATGCCACCGCCATCACTGTAATCGCCCCGCCACGACCATTACTGCCACGCCCAAATCCGCCCGATACTACCATCTCCCTTGCCCGCCATAGCCCTCCAAGCCCAGATCCGTCACTACCACTGCCTTCCATGCCAAGatccgccaccgccaccgccatcgCCATTGCCCTCGCCTGTCACTGCCCTCCAAGTCCAGATCCACCACTGCCACCGCCGGCCACTGCCTTCCACCAAGATCTGCCACCGCCActgccctcgctctcgctcgccaCTGCCCTCCATGCCCAAGCCATTGCCATCGCCTGCCATGCCCAAATCCAGTTGCCCGCCACCGCCCTCTGCCATTTCATCTctgctatttcttttttttacgcTTCCATGCCCAATTAAtatagtttttgttattttatgatttatatattttttaaatatttttgttgtgaacaatttaaatgtcaaaattaatatcagattttaatttataagtaaaaataaatttattatgaaattaataattgagtgaaattaaaaatggcttagaatgtactttgtaattttaatatattatatatgattaaattatataacttgtattatatttgaaattctttaaattaaatttataatttattaataaatatttataatttattttgaatcaaatttcttaaataaattattataaaataactttttacaaaatttcaaaataaacgcgttttccaattttctgttttgagaaataattttttaaaataacaaaagaacacgtttttaaaaatctcaaaacaaacactcaaaacacaaaacttaaaatgaattcaaaactcaaaactcaaaactgaaacacaaagagaacaccacctaaaatttctatatttaggTCAAtctaattaattgacaaaaacagtgttctaaaacgcgctaggcgctagttggGCGCCaagctggggcctagcgcctagggcgcTTAGGTGGGGCCTAGaaaaattgttgttttttttattgttttgaactTTTTGAGATAATGTCATATCATTTTCAagtaaattaaagtaaaaaatcaacaataatgcaataacatatatataatctataacTGTTACTGTtagtaatatatgtatatacatagcaatagcatattatattatattatatatatactatatagcCATTCATATAGGCATATAGCAATAGCagtaatattgtaataatatattatatatatatattatatactatataGTATATAGCAAATAGAATTTCTATTTGTAAATCGGGAAGGGAAGAACAGCGAATCGAGTGCAAGATGGCTACTGTAAATCAGGAAGcacaacgagagagagagagagagagagagagagatactgGTGGTCGGAGGAAGAATAGCTTCAGCGAACAAGAGAAACGACTGGTCCAGGCCAAGGGACATCGAAAAATCGCGGCCAAGAGAGACGATAGTCGGCGGCGGAGGAGGCGGATGCGTCAACAGCGATGAGGATGAGCTTTCGAAGAGAGAAGTGGTCGCGGTTGGGGGAAAGTAATCGGGGCAGATGAGGAGAGGCCGCTCTGTTTTGTCTCTTCTCTTTTAAACCCTACAAATTTAGAAGTAGGCCGCCCAGGCGGTTAGGTGTCGCTTGGGACGCCTAGGGGCCGCTGACAGCCGGTTAGGCAGACCAGCGCCTAGGGGGGTCGACTAGGCCAAAATCGGGGCAGCCAGCGTCCTCTTAACGCCTCGGCGGCGCTTAGGCAGCCGCCTAGGCCGATTTTTCGAACACTGGACAAAAATGAAATGATCATATGGGACACAAATCAAGTAATTGTCCTATGATAAATTGAGATTCGTATCAATAGGTTATAAGTTAGACTCTTTGCTCTGCGTAATGAAA is a window of Diospyros lotus cultivar Yz01 chromosome 10, ASM1463336v1, whole genome shotgun sequence DNA encoding:
- the LOC127811193 gene encoding uncharacterized protein LOC127811193, with protein sequence MEFQFSYFPFLSALFVFTLMVMKTSKRFKSSDSVANLPPGPRKLPLIGNLHQVGSSVPHRTLRDLAKKHGSLMHLQLGEVPTVVVSSAETAKEVMKTHDVIFATRPHILVSKIISYDSTDIAFAPYGEYWRQLRKICRLELLSTKRVLSFRSVREEEISNVIRSINLNAGSVINLTQKILSSAYSITSRAAFGKKFSDQELFISTIKEVLRLAGGFDISDLYPSAEWLHLISGMKHKLVKAHKEVDKILGNIINAHKALKTTKTEKDGVEEDLVDALLEYHEQGTQEISLTIDNIKAVILDVFTAGSETSATTVDWAMSEMLENPRIMKNAQDEVRQVFGGKGKVEEDGIQELKYLKSVVKEVLRLHPPGPLLLPRQCGEKCQINGYEIPVKTKVIVNAWAISRDPNYWNDAESFIPERFLGSLIDYRGNNFEYIPFGAGRRICPGMTFGLANVKLPLANYLYHFDWKLPRGMKPEELDMTEASGMTVRRKEDLYVIPVPYKHVPIRVIYEKEQMFRAFFWSGVELNPHKAKVALKDICCPNEQRGLGIKSLYILNQSSSSLIKPQDFLQSSSPPPPTHPPMEFQISYFTFISSLFIFILMFIKAGKRSRTNDLKAKLPPGPWKLPLIGNLHQLAAGSLPHRILRDLARKHGPIMSLQLGEVAAVVVSSAEIAKEVMKTHDIIFATRPPILASRIVSYDSTDIAFAPYGEYWRELRKICTLELLSTKRVLSFRSIREEEVSTLITSISSNTGSIINLTERIFLTMNGITSRAAFGKKSDDQEAFISALDKVIKAAGGFDISDLYPTAEWLHWISGMKPKLEKVHKEVDSILGKIINEHKVLKATRTGKEDRADEDLVDALLGYHGRGPHEFSLTTDNIKAVIMDVFSAGTETSSTTVDWAMAEMMKNPRIMKKAQAEVRQVFNGKGKVDEDGVQELKYLKQVIKEVLRFHPALAMLLPRQCRERCEINGFEIPVKSKVIVNAWAISRDPNYWNDPESFIPERFLDSSTDYKGNNFEYIPFGAGRRICPGITFGLANVELPLANFLYHFDWKLPSGMKPEELDMSENFGATVQRKQDLYVIPVPYKSVPIGK